In a genomic window of bacterium:
- a CDS encoding tetratricopeptide repeat protein — MRGGGVVERWGVPALLAIVIATTYANALHGPFVFDDWHTLERNPHLRSLANVPRFFVDPDTTTILRENKDLRPLLVTTFALNWAVSGADTWSWHATSLLLHWLACVLLYRVVRDHLWLGDAGPPVGAAAALLVALHPLNSEPANYLSSRSALLTAVCYLGAFDAAVRGRRAASVLLAAAAMLTKSIALPLPLVVLLHARLDRRRVPWGLVGALAAVAVGGIAYRALLLPPWVLETARQADVGPWTYFMTQWSALLYYLRLWVWPDALVIDRVDYAWTRSVLEPRAWGSLLVLGGLGVAAWRAGRRRPAALFAALWIVVTLAPESSFVPLAEAVNEHRPYLAMLGFGTLSALALWALAGGRRRPFAVAVALLALGLGTATHVRNRVYQDDFALWQDAVAKAPANTRAWLNAGHAAMGRGLDAEARRMLLEAHRLSPCYAYVQMNLSALDVRAGDLAGSLRWADDAVRCQPRLALAQQYRAAALERLGRADEALAAYRRVTELDAVHAEAWRAQARLLEGRADWAEAAGAWERAIAADPTNADAFMRAGLLYAWRLRNPSRAVPRFRSVLALMPTHYGAHYQLAVALLADGQVEAARTAWNRFVPMAQAIGDTASLASAPAALSEGSESARR; from the coding sequence ATGCGGGGTGGTGGTGTGGTGGAGCGTTGGGGCGTTCCGGCGTTGCTCGCGATCGTCATCGCGACGACCTACGCCAACGCGCTCCACGGACCGTTCGTCTTCGACGACTGGCACACCCTGGAGCGGAACCCCCATCTCCGCAGCCTCGCCAACGTCCCGCGCTTCTTCGTCGACCCCGACACGACGACGATCCTGCGCGAGAACAAGGATCTCCGCCCGCTGCTGGTCACGACCTTCGCCCTCAACTGGGCGGTGTCGGGCGCCGACACCTGGAGCTGGCACGCGACGAGCCTGCTGCTGCACTGGCTCGCGTGCGTGCTCCTCTACCGCGTCGTGCGCGACCACCTCTGGCTCGGCGATGCGGGGCCGCCGGTGGGCGCGGCCGCGGCGCTGCTCGTCGCGCTGCATCCGCTCAACTCCGAGCCGGCGAACTACCTCTCGTCGCGCTCCGCGCTGCTGACGGCCGTCTGCTACCTCGGTGCCTTCGACGCCGCGGTGCGCGGGCGGCGCGCCGCCAGCGTGCTGCTCGCCGCCGCGGCGATGCTCACCAAGTCGATCGCGCTGCCGCTGCCGCTGGTCGTCCTGCTGCACGCGCGCCTCGACCGGCGGCGCGTGCCGTGGGGGCTCGTCGGCGCGCTCGCGGCGGTCGCGGTCGGCGGGATCGCGTACCGCGCGCTGCTGCTGCCGCCGTGGGTGCTCGAGACCGCGCGCCAGGCCGACGTCGGGCCGTGGACGTACTTCATGACGCAGTGGTCGGCGCTGCTCTACTACCTGCGCCTGTGGGTATGGCCCGACGCGCTGGTGATCGATCGCGTCGACTACGCCTGGACGCGCTCCGTCCTCGAGCCGCGTGCGTGGGGCAGCCTCCTCGTCCTGGGCGGGCTCGGCGTCGCCGCGTGGCGCGCGGGACGGCGCCGGCCGGCGGCCCTGTTCGCGGCGCTGTGGATCGTCGTCACGCTGGCGCCCGAGTCGAGCTTCGTGCCCCTCGCCGAGGCTGTCAACGAGCACCGGCCGTACCTCGCGATGCTCGGCTTCGGCACGCTGAGCGCGCTCGCGCTCTGGGCGTTGGCCGGCGGGCGGCGGCGGCCGTTCGCCGTCGCCGTGGCGCTGCTCGCCCTCGGGCTCGGCACCGCGACGCACGTGCGCAACCGCGTCTACCAGGACGACTTCGCGCTCTGGCAGGACGCCGTCGCGAAGGCGCCCGCCAACACGCGCGCCTGGCTGAACGCCGGGCACGCCGCGATGGGGCGCGGGCTGGACGCCGAGGCGCGGCGCATGCTGCTCGAGGCGCATCGGCTGTCGCCCTGCTACGCCTACGTGCAGATGAACCTGAGCGCGCTCGACGTGCGCGCCGGCGACCTCGCCGGGTCGCTGCGCTGGGCCGACGACGCCGTCCGCTGCCAGCCGCGTCTGGCCCTCGCCCAGCAGTACCGAGCCGCCGCGCTCGAGCGGCTGGGCCGCGCCGACGAGGCGCTCGCCGCGTATCGTCGCGTGACCGAGCTGGACGCCGTCCACGCCGAAGCCTGGCGTGCACAGGCGCGCCTGCTCGAGGGCCGCGCGGACTGGGCGGAAGCGGCGGGGGCCTGGGAGCGCGCCATCGCCGCCGACCCCACGAACGCCGACGCCTTCATGCGCGCCGGACTCCTCTACGCGTGGCGGCTTCGCAACCCGTCCCGCGCCGTGCCGCGCTTCCGCAGCGTGCTCGCGCTGATGCCGACGCACTACGGCGCCCACTACCAGCTCGCCGTTGCGCTGCTGGCCGACGGCCAGGTCGAAGCGGCGCGGACGGCGTGGAACCGCTTCGTGCCGATGGCGCAGGCCATCGGCGATACGGCTTCGCTCGCCTCCGCACCGGCAGCGTTGTCCGAGGGGAGCGAGTCCGCGCGACGCTAA
- a CDS encoding ornithine carbamoyltransferase produces the protein MLHFLSLRDWGAARAVETLDRADVLSALWRDDRMPQSLAGVRVALWFPDGGFRNRLAFELGAQAMGAIVAYMPGEVGAPEPVDDVAAYLANWFDVLVVRTWGHADLVRLAASERLPVVNGRTAEGHPCEILGDLLHLRRRRGTLDGLAVAYVGPASNIGTSWLEAASILPIRVVQVCPPGYETAPALLAELRAGAAGTLAVSHDLDDALRDVDVIYTDCWPSSRPGETRDDVARAFRPYRIDVRHLERLRDDGVFLPCPPVTRGEEVTAAAMSSPRCESPAAKERLLHVQNAILERVALDTGAVSDVDRR, from the coding sequence ATGCTGCACTTCCTCTCGTTACGGGACTGGGGCGCCGCGCGCGCCGTCGAGACGCTCGACCGGGCCGACGTGTTGAGCGCCCTGTGGCGCGACGACCGCATGCCGCAGAGTCTCGCCGGCGTTCGCGTCGCCCTGTGGTTCCCGGACGGCGGCTTCCGCAATCGGCTCGCGTTCGAGCTGGGAGCGCAGGCGATGGGCGCCATCGTCGCCTACATGCCCGGCGAGGTCGGCGCCCCGGAGCCGGTCGACGACGTCGCCGCGTACCTCGCCAACTGGTTCGACGTCCTCGTCGTGCGCACGTGGGGACACGCGGATCTCGTGCGTCTGGCCGCGTCCGAGCGCCTGCCGGTCGTCAACGGGCGCACCGCCGAGGGACATCCGTGCGAGATCCTGGGCGACCTTCTGCACCTCCGCCGGCGGCGCGGCACGCTGGACGGTCTCGCGGTGGCCTACGTCGGCCCCGCGTCGAACATCGGCACGAGCTGGCTCGAGGCGGCGTCGATCCTGCCGATCCGCGTGGTGCAGGTGTGCCCGCCCGGATACGAGACCGCGCCCGCGCTGCTCGCCGAGCTGCGTGCGGGCGCCGCCGGCACGCTCGCGGTGTCGCACGACCTCGACGACGCGCTCCGCGACGTGGACGTGATCTACACCGACTGCTGGCCCTCGTCTCGGCCCGGGGAGACGCGGGACGACGTGGCGCGCGCCTTCCGGCCGTACCGCATCGACGTGCGCCACCTGGAGCGCCTGCGCGACGACGGCGTGTTCCTGCCGTGCCCGCCGGTCACCCGTGGCGAGGAGGTCACGGCCGCCGCGATGTCGTCGCCGCGCTGCGAGAGCCCCGCCGCCAAGGAGCGGCTGCTGCACGTGCAGAACGCGATCCTGGAGCGCGTCGCCCTCGACACCGGAGCCGTTTCGGACGTCGACCGTCGCTGA
- a CDS encoding nuclear transport factor 2 family protein produces MGATADLVRRWVELYNDGSPEAYGSDDFLRLYAADVDWKESPTSLTPEGRGGDLRTLREATAFGRSLFRNRRVAIDVIVEEGDRAVWTGAWSATIGVDGLPSPRGTVVEIAMAMLVEVCDGRIVRQRDFLTAPVER; encoded by the coding sequence ATGGGAGCTACGGCCGACCTCGTCCGCCGCTGGGTGGAGCTCTACAACGACGGCTCGCCGGAGGCGTACGGTAGCGACGACTTCCTGCGGCTCTACGCCGCCGACGTCGACTGGAAGGAGTCGCCGACGTCGCTCACGCCAGAGGGCAGAGGCGGCGACCTTCGCACGCTCCGCGAGGCGACGGCCTTCGGCCGCAGCCTCTTCCGGAACCGTCGGGTCGCGATCGACGTGATCGTCGAGGAGGGCGATCGCGCCGTCTGGACCGGCGCCTGGAGCGCGACCATCGGCGTCGACGGCCTGCCGTCGCCTCGCGGTACCGTCGTCGAGATCGCAATGGCCATGCTCGTCGAGGTTTGCGACGGGCGCATCGTCCGCCAGCGCGACTTCCTGACCGCGCCGGTGGAACGGTAG
- a CDS encoding AraC family transcriptional regulator → MRGGAGERVGFCTVLDGRCRLAVDGQPPVTLEAGDFVLLPATPGFTLSGFVPVTPVVVDAKLTAAATGPVRHGTRGGRPDVRLLGGYFAFDSPDASLLVSLLPQMVHVRGARRLSLLVRLVGEESRVRQAGSDLALTRLVELLLIDALRATSGADAPPGLLRGLADARLAPAIREMHRHLARAWTVVQLAKTAALSRSAFFERFTRTVGVSPMEYLLAWRMAVAKDLLARGDLGIEAVAERVGYGSASAFSTAFSRHVGRPPSRWARRRAADGDQE, encoded by the coding sequence GTGCGTGGTGGTGCTGGGGAACGCGTAGGCTTCTGCACGGTGCTGGACGGCCGCTGCCGGCTCGCGGTCGACGGGCAGCCGCCGGTCACGCTCGAGGCGGGAGACTTCGTGCTCCTGCCGGCGACGCCGGGGTTCACGCTCTCGGGGTTCGTGCCGGTGACGCCGGTGGTCGTCGACGCGAAGCTCACCGCCGCCGCGACCGGCCCCGTGCGCCACGGCACGCGCGGCGGGCGGCCCGACGTGCGGCTCCTCGGCGGCTACTTCGCGTTCGACTCGCCCGACGCGTCGCTCCTCGTCTCGCTGCTCCCGCAGATGGTGCACGTGCGCGGCGCGCGGCGGCTGTCGCTGCTGGTGCGGCTCGTCGGCGAGGAGTCGCGTGTGCGGCAGGCGGGAAGCGACCTCGCGCTCACGCGGCTGGTCGAGCTGCTGCTCATCGACGCGCTGCGGGCGACGTCGGGTGCGGACGCGCCGCCGGGGCTCCTGCGCGGCCTCGCCGACGCACGCCTCGCACCGGCGATCCGCGAGATGCATCGCCATCTCGCCCGCGCGTGGACCGTCGTCCAGCTCGCGAAGACGGCCGCGCTCTCGCGCTCCGCGTTCTTCGAGCGCTTCACGCGCACCGTCGGCGTGTCGCCGATGGAGTACCTGCTCGCCTGGCGCATGGCGGTCGCGAAGGATCTGCTCGCGCGCGGCGACCTCGGCATCGAAGCGGTCGCCGAGCGCGTGGGCTACGGCTCGGCGAGCGCGTTCAGCACCGCGTTCTCACGCCACGTCGGCCGGCCGCCGAGCCGCTGGGCGCGCCGGCGGGCGGCGGACGGAGATCAGGAGTAG
- a CDS encoding dihydrofolate reductase family protein — translation MRELIVRAHLSVDGFVGGPDGAVEWVFDSMDEAAVRDTVATLAGAGTHAMGAVTYRDMAAHWPTSDEAYAPPMNDVPKVVFARSPIDTPWGEVRVAAGDMAEEVRRLKAEPGGYVLAHGGSRFFQALAATGLVDEYRLLVHPVVLGAGLPLFAPQRVPQRLALVGTTRFPCGAIACVYRSA, via the coding sequence ATGCGCGAGCTGATCGTCAGAGCACACCTGTCCGTCGACGGCTTCGTCGGCGGCCCGGACGGGGCGGTGGAGTGGGTCTTCGACAGCATGGACGAGGCGGCCGTGCGCGACACGGTCGCGACCCTCGCCGGAGCGGGCACGCACGCCATGGGGGCGGTCACCTACCGCGACATGGCGGCCCACTGGCCGACCTCGGACGAGGCCTACGCCCCGCCCATGAACGACGTGCCGAAGGTCGTCTTCGCGCGCTCGCCCATCGACACGCCGTGGGGCGAGGTGCGGGTCGCGGCCGGCGACATGGCCGAGGAGGTGCGCCGGCTGAAGGCCGAGCCGGGCGGCTACGTCCTGGCCCACGGCGGGTCGCGGTTCTTCCAGGCCCTCGCGGCGACCGGGCTGGTCGACGAGTACCGGCTCCTCGTCCATCCCGTCGTCCTCGGCGCCGGGCTGCCTCTGTTCGCGCCGCAGCGGGTCCCGCAGCGGCTCGCGCTGGTCGGGACGACGCGGTTTCCCTGCGGCGCGATCGCGTGCGTCTACCGTTCCGCGTGA
- a CDS encoding cytochrome P450 produces the protein MGRFNPFLPEYRADPYPFYARLRRAAPAYFSQVLRGWILTRHADVTAVLHDKRFSVERQRSTLFQRMKPFDNLDPAFADTILGTLLMTDPPRHTRLRRLVSKAFTPRMVARLQPRVDELVEELLDAPAARGTMDVVEALAYPLPVIVIAEMLGLPPEDRDRLRRWSHDLTGLLDPLQASGGLAQLQRTYHEVVAYMSRVFAARRAEPRDDLISALVAAEDGGDTLGESELIGLVVLVLGAGHETTTNLIGNAVVGLLRHPAERRRLQDDPALLPAAVEEFLRWDSPVQLTDRVALEDCEVAGVRVRRGTLVATILGAANRDPDRFPDPDRLDVGRRENDHVSFGSGVHFCLGAALARLETQAAVGALLRRFPDLAGDGAPVDYRRSMVLRGPTRLTLRLAGR, from the coding sequence ATGGGACGATTCAACCCGTTCCTGCCCGAGTACCGCGCCGATCCGTATCCCTTCTACGCGCGGCTGCGCCGCGCGGCGCCGGCCTACTTCAGCCAGGTGCTGCGCGGCTGGATCCTCACCCGCCACGCCGACGTGACCGCGGTGCTGCACGACAAGCGCTTCTCGGTGGAGCGCCAGCGCTCGACGCTGTTCCAGCGCATGAAGCCGTTCGACAACCTCGATCCGGCCTTCGCCGACACGATCCTCGGGACGCTGCTGATGACCGATCCGCCGCGGCATACGCGGCTGCGCCGCCTCGTCAGCAAGGCGTTCACGCCGCGCATGGTCGCGCGCCTGCAGCCGCGGGTGGACGAGCTGGTCGAGGAGCTGCTCGATGCGCCGGCGGCGCGCGGCACGATGGACGTCGTCGAGGCCCTCGCCTATCCGCTGCCGGTCATCGTCATCGCCGAGATGCTCGGGCTGCCGCCCGAGGACCGCGACCGCCTGCGCCGTTGGTCGCACGACCTCACCGGGCTCCTCGATCCGCTCCAGGCGAGCGGCGGCCTCGCGCAGCTCCAGCGCACCTACCACGAGGTGGTGGCATACATGTCGCGCGTGTTCGCCGCGCGCCGCGCCGAGCCGCGCGACGACCTCATCAGCGCGCTGGTCGCGGCCGAGGACGGCGGCGACACGCTCGGCGAGTCGGAGCTGATCGGGCTCGTCGTGCTCGTGCTCGGCGCCGGCCACGAGACGACGACGAACCTCATCGGCAACGCCGTGGTGGGCCTGCTGCGCCATCCCGCCGAGCGCCGCCGGCTGCAGGACGATCCGGCGCTGCTGCCGGCGGCGGTCGAGGAGTTCCTGCGCTGGGACAGTCCGGTGCAGCTCACCGACCGCGTCGCGCTCGAGGACTGCGAGGTCGCCGGCGTGCGCGTGCGCCGCGGGACGCTGGTCGCGACGATACTGGGCGCCGCGAACCGCGACCCGGACCGCTTCCCCGATCCGGATCGGCTCGACGTCGGCCGGCGCGAGAACGACCACGTCTCGTTCGGCTCCGGCGTCCACTTCTGCCTGGGAGCGGCGCTGGCGCGGCTCGAGACGCAGGCGGCGGTGGGCGCGCTCCTGCGGCGGTTCCCGGATCTCGCAGGCGACGGGGCGCCGGTCGACTACCGGCGGTCCATGGTCCTGCGCGGTCCGACGCGGCTGACGCTGCGGCTCGCCGGGCGATGA
- a CDS encoding acetyl-CoA acetyltransferase codes for MKDQVAVVGIGCTKFGERYERTYEELICDAAFAAYDDAGIDPDEIQAAYLGTYMPGPGGGKSATSLGDALRLYGRPITRVENYCATGTDAFRNACLAIASGVYDVVLVLGAEKLKDRGGRGLPRFGHPLLARGNTAPGLFALAANRYMHTFGMGKETLAKVAVKNHANGAKNEKAHLRSEITVEQVMKSPIIASPFGLFDCCPTTDGAAAAIVCRADLAKRFKKPAILVKGAALAVETGKPYFDPTFDYLGFRSTEKAAQAAYKMAGVTAKDIDFAEVHDCFTWTEISNTEDLGFCEKGQGGKLAEEGRTALDGDIPINTSGGLKSFGHPIGASGVRMIYEVVSQLRGEAGARQLRKARLGLAHNVGGPGAVACVVVLGNA; via the coding sequence ATGAAGGACCAGGTCGCCGTCGTCGGCATCGGCTGCACCAAGTTCGGCGAGCGCTACGAGCGCACGTACGAGGAGCTCATCTGCGACGCCGCGTTCGCGGCCTACGACGACGCGGGCATCGACCCCGACGAGATCCAGGCCGCCTACCTCGGGACGTACATGCCGGGCCCCGGCGGCGGAAAGAGCGCGACGTCGCTCGGCGACGCGCTCCGGCTCTACGGCCGCCCGATCACCCGCGTCGAGAACTACTGCGCGACGGGCACCGACGCCTTCCGCAACGCCTGCCTCGCCATCGCCTCGGGCGTGTACGACGTCGTGCTCGTCCTCGGCGCCGAGAAGCTGAAGGACCGCGGCGGCCGCGGCCTGCCGCGCTTCGGCCACCCGCTGCTGGCGCGCGGCAACACGGCGCCGGGCCTCTTCGCCCTGGCGGCGAACCGCTACATGCACACCTTCGGCATGGGCAAGGAGACGCTCGCGAAGGTGGCGGTGAAGAACCACGCCAACGGCGCCAAGAACGAGAAGGCGCATCTGCGCAGCGAGATCACCGTCGAGCAGGTGATGAAGTCGCCGATCATCGCGTCGCCCTTCGGCCTCTTCGACTGCTGCCCCACGACCGACGGCGCCGCCGCGGCGATCGTCTGCCGCGCCGACCTCGCGAAGCGCTTCAAGAAGCCGGCGATCCTGGTGAAGGGCGCGGCGCTCGCGGTGGAGACGGGCAAGCCGTACTTCGACCCCACGTTCGACTACCTCGGCTTCCGCTCGACCGAGAAGGCCGCGCAGGCGGCGTACAAGATGGCGGGGGTGACGGCGAAGGACATCGACTTCGCGGAGGTGCACGACTGCTTCACGTGGACGGAGATCTCGAACACGGAGGATCTCGGGTTTTGCGAGAAGGGGCAGGGCGGCAAGCTGGCGGAGGAGGGGCGCACGGCGCTCGACGGGGACATCCCGATCAACACGAGCGGGGGTCTCAAGTCGTTCGGGCACCCGATCGGAGCCAGCGGCGTGCGGATGATCTACGAGGTCGTGTCGCAGCTGCGCGGTGAGGCGGGGGCGCGGCAGCTCCGGAAGGCGCGGCTCGGGCTGGCGCACAACGTCGGGGGGCCGGGGGCGGTGGCGTGCGTGGTGGTGCTGGGGAACGCGTAG
- a CDS encoding OB-fold domain-containing protein, with protein sequence MVGLTRVATYFPRRRLERAHIAKAWGGRAAPGTRTVAAWDEDALTLAVDATLACLGDADPAGFDALYFASTSAPYLEKQVASVVATAADLPRAVATADFGGSIRCGVAALAAACDGVASGRLAHALVAAADVRLVEPGSELEAQLGDGAAALAVGREGVIAELVAAASVAEEFTYLWRTDEQRYVQVADARFGNQYGYARDVPEAVKAALRKAELPPAKVARLVLSAPDGRTAADAAKRIGVDAKVLEPGLAAEAGMLGSADPLVLLAKALETAQPGEFVVAAAYGEGADALVFRVTDAIAQRRPVPVAERLAGGIPVQSYERWLRARSVLPSEVAGELVSTYIEWRELKQDTRLYGSRCSACGMVQYPQAVVCQGCHAREGMVDHKLAKTGKVFTFTIDNLAQVPEHPMPMVIADLDGGGRIYLQGTDCADGDIDVDKPLRLTFRRLHEAAGNRNYYWKVRPA encoded by the coding sequence ATGGTCGGCCTCACCCGAGTTGCAACCTACTTCCCGCGCCGTCGTCTCGAGCGCGCCCACATCGCCAAGGCCTGGGGCGGCCGCGCAGCGCCCGGTACCCGCACCGTCGCCGCCTGGGACGAGGACGCGCTGACGCTCGCCGTCGACGCGACGCTCGCCTGCCTCGGCGACGCCGACCCGGCCGGCTTCGACGCGCTCTACTTCGCCAGCACGAGCGCGCCGTACCTCGAGAAGCAGGTGGCGAGCGTGGTCGCGACCGCCGCCGACCTGCCGCGCGCGGTCGCCACGGCCGACTTCGGCGGCTCCATCCGCTGCGGCGTGGCGGCGCTGGCGGCGGCGTGCGACGGCGTCGCCTCGGGGCGGCTGGCGCACGCGCTGGTGGCCGCCGCCGACGTGCGGCTCGTCGAGCCGGGCTCGGAGCTGGAGGCGCAGCTCGGCGACGGGGCCGCTGCGCTGGCCGTGGGCCGCGAGGGCGTCATCGCCGAGCTGGTGGCCGCGGCGTCGGTGGCCGAGGAGTTCACCTACCTCTGGCGTACCGACGAGCAGCGCTACGTGCAGGTGGCCGACGCGCGCTTCGGCAACCAGTACGGCTACGCGCGCGACGTCCCCGAGGCGGTGAAGGCCGCGCTGCGCAAGGCCGAGCTGCCGCCGGCGAAGGTCGCGAGGCTCGTGCTGTCGGCGCCCGACGGGCGCACGGCGGCGGACGCCGCGAAGCGGATCGGCGTCGACGCCAAGGTGCTCGAGCCGGGGCTGGCGGCCGAGGCGGGGATGCTCGGGTCGGCGGATCCGCTGGTCCTTCTGGCCAAGGCGCTCGAGACCGCGCAGCCCGGCGAGTTCGTCGTCGCCGCCGCCTACGGCGAGGGTGCCGATGCGCTGGTGTTCCGCGTGACTGATGCCATCGCTCAGCGCCGGCCGGTGCCCGTGGCCGAGCGGCTCGCGGGCGGCATCCCGGTGCAGTCGTACGAGCGCTGGCTGCGCGCGCGCAGCGTCCTGCCGTCGGAGGTCGCCGGCGAGCTCGTGTCGACGTACATCGAGTGGCGCGAGCTGAAGCAGGACACGCGCCTCTACGGCAGCCGCTGCTCGGCGTGCGGCATGGTCCAGTACCCGCAGGCGGTCGTCTGCCAGGGCTGCCACGCCCGCGAGGGCATGGTCGATCACAAGCTCGCGAAGACCGGCAAGGTCTTCACGTTCACGATCGACAACCTCGCGCAGGTCCCGGAGCACCCGATGCCCATGGTCATCGCCGACCTCGACGGCGGCGGCCGCATCTATCTCCAGGGCACCGACTGCGCCGACGGCGACATCGACGTCGACAAGCCGCTGCGCCTGACGTTCCGCCGTCTCCACGAGGCCGCCGGCAATCGCAACTACTACTGGAAGGTGAGACCCGCATGA
- a CDS encoding collagen-like protein produces the protein MVCDPYSALLQFPVPPLTEGTTVSVAQLRLHVGRVPASLPNWTVHRLLGPWSPEALPPIPATDPEIAAAGVYDAVSQTITWDLTATVQAWVADPSTNTGVAVQAAASRSCRPNPRRFVQTGGSRKYRGGLKGPVTSFGSASGELPPPQLLIVYESTAEGVPGPTGPTGATGTTGATGPTGEAGPTGATGESGPTGATGDTGPTGDAGPTGPTGATGSTGPTGPTGPTGDTGPTGESGPTGATGSTGPTGDIGPTGPTGSTGATGDIGPTGPTGDTGPTGATGDTGATGDIGPTGPTGDTGPTGATGDIGPTGPTGDAGPTGATGVTSQVLAGGSSIDLTLGDTPVYMAPFGLSYSLSSERSALPLRAGTLHSLQAVVVDDVLPRLVGTLFFTVYVNGLSTSLACTIGPPPGDTCTNMIDQVFITDNDLVQVEMTHNGLLDIFWVKFSLLLSLS, from the coding sequence ATGGTGTGCGATCCGTACTCCGCGCTCCTCCAGTTCCCCGTGCCGCCCCTCACCGAGGGCACGACGGTCTCCGTGGCGCAGCTCCGGCTGCACGTCGGCCGCGTCCCGGCGTCGCTGCCGAACTGGACCGTCCATCGCCTCCTCGGCCCGTGGTCGCCGGAGGCGCTGCCGCCGATCCCGGCCACCGATCCGGAGATCGCCGCCGCGGGCGTGTACGACGCGGTGTCGCAGACCATCACCTGGGATCTGACCGCCACCGTGCAGGCGTGGGTCGCCGATCCGTCGACGAACACCGGGGTCGCGGTGCAGGCGGCGGCGAGCCGCAGCTGTCGTCCGAACCCGCGCCGCTTCGTGCAGACCGGCGGATCCCGCAAGTACCGCGGCGGCCTCAAGGGCCCGGTGACCTCCTTCGGCAGTGCCTCGGGCGAGCTACCGCCGCCCCAGCTGCTCATCGTCTATGAGTCGACGGCCGAGGGCGTGCCCGGCCCGACCGGTCCCACGGGCGCGACGGGCACGACAGGCGCCACGGGTCCCACGGGCGAGGCCGGCCCGACCGGTGCGACGGGTGAGAGCGGCCCGACCGGCGCGACGGGCGACACCGGCCCGACCGGCGATGCCGGCCCAACAGGCCCGACGGGCGCCACCGGTTCGACCGGCCCGACAGGTCCCACAGGCCCGACCGGCGACACTGGCCCGACGGGCGAGAGCGGTCCGACCGGCGCGACGGGTAGCACCGGTCCGACCGGCGACATCGGCCCGACGGGCCCCACGGGTAGCACCGGCGCGACCGGCGACATCGGCCCGACGGGCCCCACGGGTGACACCGGCCCGACGGGCGCGACCGGTGACACCGGCGCGACCGGCGACATCGGTCCGACGGGTCCCACGGGTGACACCGGCCCGACGGGCGCGACCGGCGACATCGGCCCGACGGGCCCCACCGGCGACGCCGGCCCCACCGGCGCGACGGGCGTCACCAGCCAGGTGCTCGCCGGCGGCAGCTCGATCGACCTCACCCTCGGCGACACGCCCGTCTACATGGCGCCGTTCGGTCTCAGCTACAGCCTCAGCAGCGAGCGCTCGGCTCTGCCGCTACGGGCGGGCACGCTGCACAGCCTTCAGGCGGTGGTGGTCGACGACGTCCTGCCGCGCCTGGTCGGCACGCTCTTCTTCACGGTCTACGTGAACGGCCTGTCGACGTCGCTCGCCTGCACGATCGGCCCGCCGCCGGGCGACACCTGCACGAACATGATCGATCAAGTGTTCATCACCGACAACGACCTGGTCCAGGTCGAGATGACGCACAACGGGCTGCTCGACATCTTCTGGGTGAAGTTCAGCCTGCTGCTGTCGCTGAGCTGA
- a CDS encoding type I 3-dehydroquinate dehydratase, whose amino-acid sequence MGARLSIGAVPLGAHPVIVAAGGESDVDALLAADGAHAVELRADLFATPSVTHVTAALERLRAGGRPILFTARAEAEGGRPMPDAQRAALYDAALPLVQAIDVEIASTSLAARLVPQARAAGVLVVLSAHDFLRTPDADALLATVARAFDAGADVAKLAAHAVAASDLAALLACTIAARERGVATLGMGPWGPLSRLVLPAAGSLLTYASAGQATAPGQLPVGELAALLERLGPA is encoded by the coding sequence ATGGGCGCGCGGCTGTCCATCGGTGCGGTGCCGCTCGGTGCGCACCCGGTGATCGTCGCCGCCGGCGGCGAGTCGGACGTCGATGCGCTCCTCGCCGCCGACGGCGCCCACGCCGTCGAGCTGCGCGCCGACCTCTTCGCGACGCCGTCGGTGACACACGTCACCGCGGCCCTCGAGCGACTGCGCGCCGGCGGGCGCCCGATCCTCTTCACCGCGCGCGCCGAAGCCGAGGGCGGCCGGCCGATGCCCGATGCACAGCGCGCCGCGCTCTACGACGCGGCGCTGCCGCTGGTGCAGGCGATCGACGTGGAGATCGCCTCGACGTCGCTGGCCGCGCGCCTCGTGCCGCAGGCCCGCGCGGCCGGCGTCCTCGTGGTGCTGTCGGCGCACGACTTCCTGCGCACGCCCGACGCGGACGCGCTGCTCGCCACCGTCGCCCGCGCCTTCGACGCCGGCGCCGACGTCGCGAAGCTCGCGGCCCACGCCGTCGCCGCGTCGGACCTGGCCGCGCTGCTCGCATGCACGATCGCGGCACGCGAGCGCGGCGTCGCGACGCTCGGCATGGGCCCGTGGGGACCGCTCTCGCGGCTCGTGCTGCCCGCCGCCGGATCGCTCCTCACGTACGCGTCGGCGGGCCAGGCGACGGCGCCCGGCCAGCTGCCGGTGGGCGAGCTGGCGGCACTGCTCGAGCGGCTCGGTCCCGCGTGA